From Desulfuromonadales bacterium, the proteins below share one genomic window:
- a CDS encoding GAF domain-containing protein codes for MEKSYEIPATSTHLLGLLQEIAAAIVLTDDNNTVSRLLLELAIRHTGAGKGSLMLVNGHQELYIYCAQGLDYELARSYRVKMGEGIAGLVAQSAEPMMVEDIATDERFRQVGRDRYATRSFISCPILGKDQVIGVLNINDRTDGRPFGADDFALAQIIAAQAAVALKNAVLVNRLKAKAADLEDANRKLIDADVGKSEFLTRISHELRTPLNSIKGAVYHLQGAADLPLWERKEFLGIVGSETDKLVAIAEKQLDFLRVEDESRIIKKTVIHLADTLKETLNSRLLRTALSKKSLELQLDLPAEPLDIVGDKVLVSQLFINLLEGIVHFLPEGCRGTISVRLGEVVELDLDFSASLPDEVLKNQFAFRELYVSEQTGGAIKLHLARRTAEVHGWLLNGVNREDGCRISLQIPQIGRHRIEAAINTTMELVLDFTSELFGVNTCSLMLADELSGDLVINCARGLDDEIVKRTRISAPSRIAGWVAQEGRPLLVEDIETDPRFARKNLDTQYNSRSLLSLPLKVQDRIVGVLNLNNKKNGTSFTQQDLQVGTVFITRIAAFVENIYTGSWSDDDLGRLLTSLETLLSAERRYPKKDRRQSRLMGRLLEQLGADVEERELALYISMIYDLGLMLVDAGVLNKQEPLSLLEQSSLRSHPYTTLDLLGGIEPSATVRGIILHHHERFDGSGYPGGLKGEEIPFLSRVLTVVDAFCAMTEGRPYREALQAQEALDEIRKGAGTCYDPRMVEALERISLDQATAPLSP; via the coding sequence ATGGAAAAATCTTATGAAATCCCCGCAACCAGCACCCATCTCCTCGGGCTCCTGCAAGAGATAGCTGCGGCTATCGTCCTTACCGACGACAACAATACCGTCTCGCGTCTATTGCTCGAGCTGGCCATCCGGCATACTGGCGCCGGGAAGGGTTCCCTCATGCTGGTCAATGGCCATCAGGAACTCTACATTTACTGTGCGCAAGGTCTGGACTATGAGCTGGCCCGCAGTTACCGTGTCAAGATGGGAGAGGGGATCGCCGGACTGGTGGCGCAGAGCGCCGAGCCGATGATGGTCGAAGATATCGCAACGGACGAGCGGTTCCGTCAGGTTGGCAGAGACCGCTACGCGACGCGCTCTTTTATCAGCTGCCCCATTCTGGGCAAGGACCAGGTCATCGGCGTGCTGAACATCAATGACCGGACGGACGGCAGGCCCTTTGGCGCCGACGATTTTGCCCTTGCTCAGATTATTGCCGCCCAGGCCGCGGTCGCCTTGAAAAATGCCGTTCTTGTCAACAGACTCAAGGCCAAGGCAGCCGACCTGGAGGATGCCAACCGCAAGCTGATCGATGCCGATGTCGGCAAGTCGGAGTTTCTGACCCGCATTTCGCACGAACTGCGCACTCCCCTGAATTCGATCAAGGGCGCCGTTTACCATCTGCAGGGCGCCGCCGATCTCCCTCTCTGGGAGCGGAAGGAATTCCTCGGCATCGTCGGCAGCGAGACCGACAAACTGGTCGCCATCGCCGAAAAACAGCTGGATTTTCTCCGCGTCGAGGATGAGAGCCGCATCATCAAGAAGACCGTTATCCACCTCGCCGACACCCTTAAGGAAACCCTGAATTCCCGTCTGCTGCGTACCGCCCTGAGCAAGAAAAGCCTGGAATTGCAGCTCGACCTCCCCGCCGAACCCCTCGATATCGTCGGGGACAAGGTCCTGGTCAGCCAACTCTTCATCAACCTGCTGGAAGGGATCGTGCATTTTCTTCCCGAGGGGTGCCGGGGGACCATCTCGGTCCGCCTCGGGGAGGTGGTCGAACTCGATCTCGATTTCTCGGCGAGTTTGCCGGATGAGGTGCTGAAAAACCAATTCGCTTTCCGGGAACTCTACGTTTCCGAGCAAACCGGCGGGGCGATCAAGCTGCACCTGGCACGCAGGACGGCGGAGGTCCACGGCTGGCTGCTGAACGGGGTGAATCGGGAAGACGGCTGCCGCATTTCCCTCCAGATTCCCCAGATTGGCCGGCACCGTATCGAGGCGGCGATCAATACCACCATGGAACTGGTCCTCGACTTCACGTCCGAGCTGTTCGGGGTCAACACCTGTTCACTGATGCTGGCGGACGAGCTCAGCGGCGACCTGGTCATCAACTGTGCACGGGGCCTGGACGACGAGATCGTCAAGCGGACCCGAATCAGTGCACCGAGCCGCATCGCCGGTTGGGTGGCCCAGGAGGGCAGGCCTCTCCTGGTGGAGGACATCGAGACCGACCCCCGCTTCGCCCGGAAGAACCTGGACACCCAGTACAACTCCAGATCCCTGCTCTCTCTTCCCCTCAAGGTTCAGGACCGGATTGTCGGCGTGCTGAACCTCAACAACAAGAAGAACGGCACCTCCTTCACCCAGCAGGACCTGCAGGTGGGAACGGTGTTCATCACAAGAATCGCCGCCTTTGTCGAAAATATTTACACCGGTTCCTGGAGCGATGATGACCTGGGCCGTCTGTTGACCTCGCTGGAGACCCTGCTCAGCGCCGAGCGCCGGTATCCGAAGAAGGACCGGCGGCAATCCCGTCTGATGGGCCGCCTGCTGGAGCAGTTGGGGGCTGATGTCGAGGAGCGGGAACTGGCCCTCTACATCTCCATGATCTACGATCTCGGTCTGATGCTGGTCGATGCGGGCGTTTTGAACAAACAAGAGCCCTTGTCTCTCCTGGAGCAGTCAAGCCTTCGGTCGCACCCCTACACCACCCTCGATCTCCTGGGCGGCATCGAGCCTTCGGCAACGGTCCGCGGCATCATTCTCCATCACCATGAGCGGTTCGACGGCAGCGGCTACCCTGGCGGGCTCAAGGGTGAGGAGATCCCCTTCCTGTCCCGGGTGTTGACTGTGGTCGATGCTTTCTGCGCCATGACCGAAGGTCGTCCCTACCGCGAGGCTCTGCAGGCGCAGGAAGCTTTAGATGAGATACGCAAAGGTGCGGGGACCTGTTATGATCCCCGGATGGTGGAGGCGTTGGAGAGGATTTCTCTGGACCAGGCCACTGCCCCTCTTTCGCCGTAA